In Micropterus dolomieu isolate WLL.071019.BEF.003 ecotype Adirondacks linkage group LG17, ASM2129224v1, whole genome shotgun sequence, one genomic interval encodes:
- the barx2 gene encoding homeobox protein BarH-like 2, giving the protein MHCQAELRLSSPGQLKAARRRYKTFMIDEILSKETCDYFEKLSLYSVCPSLIVRPKPLHSCSGSSSLRAYPFLSVITRQPPHLPQPSSPGGVPSHLPLLSSQHQRGSEPSPSQTPLSISSESETERSTPRLKKPRRSRTIFTELQLMGLEKKFQKQKYLSTPDRLDLAQSLGLTQLQVKTWYQNRRMKWKKMVLKGGHEAPTKPKGRPKKNSIPTTEEIEAEERRVKMEAEERMGRVVEKATLAHGGESSQLEPQDLSSETHSPDAALEASERELPHLMQSETHAAS; this is encoded by the exons ATGCACTGTCAAGCCGAGTTGAGGCTCTCCTCCCCCGGGCAGCTGAAGGCTGCCAGGCGGCGCTACAAGACTTTCATGATTGACGAGATCCTCTCCAAGGAGACCTGTGATTATTTTGAGAAACTTTCTCTCTACTCGGTGTGCCCTTCGCTCATTGTACGACCGAAGCCTCTTCATTCGTGTTCGG GCTCCTCGTCACTGCGTGCCTACCCTTTCCTCTCGGTGATCACGCGGCAGCCCCCCCACCTGCCCCAGCCGTCCTCTCCAGGCGGGGTCCCCTCACACCTGCCCTTGCTCTCCTCGCAGCATCAGCGAGGCTCCGAGCCTTCGCCCAGCCAGACGCCTCTCAGCATCAGCAGCGAGTCGGAAACGGAACGCAGCACGCCCCGCCTGAAGAAGCCACGTCGCAGCCGCACCATCTTCACCGAGCTGCAGCTGATGGGCCTGGAGAAAAAGTTCCAGAAGCAGAAGTACCTGTCCACACCTGATAG GTTAGACCTGGCCCAGTCACTTGGTCTCACGCAGCTCCAGGTGAAGACATGGTACCAAAACAGGCGTATGAAGTGGAAGAAAATG GTGCTCAAAGGAGGTCATGAGGCCCCGACTAAGCCCAAGGGAAGACCCAAGAAGAACTCCATTCCTACCACAGAGGAAATAGAGGCTGAAGAGAGAAGAGTGAAGAtggaggcagaggagaggatgGGGAGGGTGGTCGAGAAAGCAACGCTGGCTCATGGAGGAGAGTCATCTCAGCTTGAACCTCAAGATCTCAGTTCAGAAACTCACAGTCCAGACGCAGCGTTGGAGGCATCTGAGCGAGAGCTGCCGCACCTGATGCAGTCAGAGACTCACGCAGCCAGCTAA